A genomic window from Lactobacillus sp. ESL0677 includes:
- a CDS encoding LysR family transcriptional regulator, with product MDSLNVKDLMYFLTILEKRSFSQAAKDCGVSQPTLTLAIKRLENDFQTSLLVRDHSHQQLRPTPTGQQLAPHARSILAELDLTKREIAQIERQVIRLGLPPIIGNYYFPQIFPELFKAGLTNSLETIEAGSSHLQELLESGDLEMALLGSIAPTFNDQLHVNLFAKTEFKVVVAPEHPLAKQKSVSFTDLKKQPFITLSNVFVHEQAFKQLCKRAQIKPRIIYKANDIQILKAMVRQNLGIGFLTQTALSKTDQLCTVNLTDPKQPHFYMSVAYRKTHRLTSDEQQLLAILRQNLCS from the coding sequence TTGGATTCATTGAACGTTAAGGACTTGATGTATTTTTTAACAATTTTAGAAAAGCGCAGCTTCTCGCAAGCAGCTAAGGATTGTGGTGTGTCACAGCCAACGTTAACACTAGCAATTAAACGACTTGAGAATGATTTTCAGACTAGCTTACTGGTGCGAGATCATTCACACCAGCAGTTGCGGCCGACACCGACAGGTCAGCAACTAGCGCCGCATGCGCGGTCAATTTTAGCGGAATTAGATTTGACTAAGCGCGAAATTGCGCAGATTGAGCGTCAGGTAATTAGGTTGGGGTTGCCACCGATTATTGGTAACTATTATTTCCCGCAAATTTTTCCGGAATTATTTAAGGCGGGATTAACCAATTCACTAGAAACGATTGAGGCGGGCTCGTCACATTTGCAGGAACTCTTGGAATCGGGCGACTTAGAAATGGCATTGCTAGGTTCAATCGCACCAACATTTAATGACCAGTTGCATGTTAATTTGTTTGCCAAAACCGAGTTTAAGGTTGTGGTCGCACCTGAACATCCTTTGGCTAAACAAAAGTCAGTATCCTTTACAGATTTAAAAAAGCAACCGTTTATCACGTTAAGCAATGTTTTTGTTCACGAGCAGGCATTTAAACAACTATGTAAAAGAGCCCAGATTAAGCCCCGTATTATTTATAAAGCCAATGATATTCAAATATTGAAGGCAATGGTGCGGCAAAATTTGGGCATCGGCTTTTTAACGCAGACTGCGTTAAGTAAGACGGATCAACTGTGCACGGTTAACCTAACAGACCCTAAGCAGCCACACTTTTATATGTCAGTTGCTTATCGCAAAACTCACCGATTAACAAGTGACGAACAGCAGTTATTGGCAATTTTACGGCAAAATTTATGTAGTTAA
- a CDS encoding EamA family transporter — protein sequence MVSAKKRHLWAFLAGLACVMWGISGLFAKSLFNISPEITPIWLTQMRMVVSGVVLLIVAGVVDQKPIATMKNKHDAWVIIAYGIFGLLPVQLFYFITVQKANPAIATILQFIGPFFVMAYLIIRHQQTLRMLDMLAAITAFIGVILLATHGDFSHLAITPEVLMWGLLAAVGVATNTLIPINVLHRVSSLVVTGWGLLSAGICLTIIHPVWPHTHLTGQVWLSVAVVIVIGTLIPFQLMTNSLRFIKASTASLLDAFEPLSATIGSVLCFGLIMTPLDWLGALLVVAAAMALNITPKKKRNS from the coding sequence ATGGTATCAGCTAAGAAGAGACATTTGTGGGCCTTTCTTGCGGGCTTAGCCTGTGTTATGTGGGGGATTTCGGGGCTATTTGCCAAGTCATTATTTAACATTAGTCCAGAAATCACACCAATTTGGCTTACACAAATGCGCATGGTGGTTTCGGGTGTGGTTTTATTAATAGTTGCTGGGGTTGTTGACCAAAAGCCGATAGCAACAATGAAAAATAAGCATGATGCGTGGGTAATTATCGCGTACGGTATTTTTGGCTTGTTGCCAGTGCAGTTGTTTTATTTTATTACCGTGCAAAAAGCCAATCCGGCGATTGCAACAATCCTGCAATTTATTGGGCCGTTTTTTGTGATGGCTTACTTAATCATTCGCCATCAGCAAACTCTGCGTATGTTAGATATGCTAGCCGCAATCACGGCATTTATTGGTGTTATTTTGCTTGCAACACACGGTGATTTCAGTCATTTGGCGATTACACCCGAAGTACTTATGTGGGGACTGTTAGCCGCAGTTGGCGTGGCAACTAACACTTTAATTCCAATTAATGTATTGCACCGCGTTTCTAGTTTGGTGGTCACAGGATGGGGATTACTCTCTGCTGGAATTTGTTTGACAATTATTCATCCAGTCTGGCCACATACGCATTTAACAGGACAAGTTTGGTTGTCCGTCGCTGTAGTAATTGTGATTGGTACTCTTATTCCGTTTCAATTGATGACTAACTCACTGCGATTCATTAAGGCATCGACGGCTAGCTTGCTTGATGCTTTTGAGCCATTGTCCGCAACGATTGGATCCGTTTTGTGCTTCGGCTTAATTATGACGCCACTTGATTGGCTTGGCGCCCTTTTGGTAGTTGCTGCAGCGATGGCGCTGAATATTACGCCTAAGAAGAAAAGAAATTCCTAG
- the tenA gene encoding thiaminase II — protein MTEFTDQLHQAANSLWQKSMVHPFVQELKSGELPMTKFRFYLLQDRYYLNEFSKFHRAIAAKTSDQQTKEFLLAGAQDLKDSEMAVRERFFEQLKITPDEIAQTPIAPTAYAYVNHLDMTLERDGIGPTVASLVPCYWLYQEIGQKLADSGSPVSYYQEWIDTYDGDWYATNVKRILRLTNSLADSSSASEREKMQLAFVRSSYYELQFWQMAYKQERWS, from the coding sequence ATGACAGAATTTACAGACCAATTGCACCAAGCGGCAAATAGTTTATGGCAAAAGAGTATGGTACACCCATTTGTGCAGGAATTAAAAAGCGGGGAATTACCAATGACTAAATTCCGTTTTTACTTATTGCAAGACAGGTATTATCTAAATGAATTTAGTAAGTTTCATCGCGCAATTGCGGCCAAAACATCTGATCAGCAAACTAAAGAATTTTTGCTTGCTGGAGCTCAAGACTTAAAGGATAGTGAAATGGCGGTACGTGAGCGCTTCTTCGAGCAATTGAAAATTACGCCGGATGAAATTGCCCAAACACCGATTGCACCAACAGCGTATGCTTACGTTAATCATTTGGACATGACTTTGGAAAGGGATGGAATTGGTCCAACAGTTGCGTCCCTTGTGCCATGTTACTGGTTGTATCAGGAAATTGGCCAAAAATTAGCAGATTCGGGGTCGCCAGTTTCCTATTACCAAGAGTGGATTGATACTTATGATGGCGATTGGTATGCGACTAATGTGAAACGGATTTTGCGCTTAACCAACTCGCTAGCTGATTCCAGCTCTGCAAGTGAACGTGAAAAGATGCAACTGGCATTTGTTCGTAGCAGTTATTATGAATTGCAATTTTGGCAGATGGCGTATAAACAAGAGCGTTGGTCTTAA